The Bacillota bacterium DNA segment AGCTGCAAGTTTTCCTGGACAATCAGCTGTTTTAAGGCGGTCTTAATCAGTGCTGCTAATTCTTGCTTCTGATTGGATAATATATTCATCACTGACATCCTTCCACACGATACAAACTTACCCTGAATAGTATATCAAAAATATAGATGAAAATAAACTTTTTTTTAGGATAAAATAGTTTTACGGGAGTGATTGCAATGGATTACATGAATGAGCAGGAATATACGCAAGCATGCTTGTTCCGGATCAGAGAAGCACTGGCAACGACAAAGGCATGGTGGGAGTCCAACCTATCACTGAATCAGGATAAAATCAACCGCACAATCAGCATGCTCCAGGATACAATCGACGAACTAAACTATTTCCGCGAGAAACTTGGCGGTTATGAGGTCGATGCCAACAAGGACCACATGGTCACCGCGGGACTGTATGAAAGGTAAAAGCCAGGAAGTCAACCCTGGCTTATATTTGTTCTTCGCTTAGATAATAGGCTAAACGCTGCAGCTCAAGCGTTAAATCAGCGCTGGCAACTTGAACATGCTCAGGAACATTCAATTTGATTGGCGCAAAGTTAAGAATTGCCCCCACGCCACCTCTAACCAGCTGCACTGCCACATCTTGAGCCGCATCTGCGGGAACCGTGATAATCGCCATTTTCACATTGTTTTCCCGCACAAAGTTTTCCAGCTCATCTAAGGAACGGACTTCAATCCCCTCGAAGATCCTTCCCAGCTTGGTAGGGTCATGATCGAACAGCCCGATGATCTTTAAGTTAAAACTGTCGTCAGTGTTATACCTGCGAATATTATAACGAGCCAAAGCAATACCTAAACTTCCAGCTCCTACGAGGACAACTTTATGTTCCTTGTCTAAATTCAAAATCCGCTTCAACTCTCTGCGCAGAAACTCTACTTCATATCCTACACCCTGCTTCCCGAATTCTCCGAACCAGGCTAAATCTTTGCGAACCAAAGCTGAACCAACTCCGGCTTTGTCGCCCAATTCTTGGGAAGAAATCATCTGAGTTTCTCCGACTCGCGCCACTTCATCTAAAACACGAAGGTAAAGCGGCAGTCTGCGAACAACTGCATCAGAAATCTTATTCCATCTCAATGGTTCTCCACTCCCTCCCTGTCTAATTATGTATTTCGTTAATTTCTTTTTATTTCCTGCTTCGACCCGTGTCGAAAGTATCAATCATTTATGATATTTCTCATTACGCATGATTGTCATAGCACGATAGACCTGCTCTACAAGGATCAATCGCATCAGCTGGTGAGGAAAAGTCATTTTCGAAAATGAGAGAATGTAATCGGAGCGGTTAATGACCGATTCTGCTAATCCTAAGGCTCCGCCAATAATCAATGCAATATTGCCCTGCCCATATAAACCCCGCTCCTCTAAAAGTGCGGCTAATTCTCGAGAACTCAGCTGTTTTCCTTTTCGATCAAGCGCAATCACATAATACCGATCTGGAATCGCAGCTAAAATCCGATCTGCTTCTTTTTCCATCACAGCCTGAGCATTTTTTTCACTTAATGGCTCCGTAAACGACTCATCCTTAACCTCTTTAATTTCTACTTTAGCATAGGCCTTAAGCCGCTTTAGATATTCATTAATGCCTGCCGTAAAAAACTTTTCCCGCACCTTCCCCACACAGATAATCAAAATATTCATCCCGATCCTCCCCCAAAAAATAATCCAGGGTTTATATCCCTGGATCAAAGTCGAACCTCAGCCTGCTGTCGTTCTTCACCACGATAGTACTCAAGCTGGAGAATTCCGCCAAACCCGGTATTCTGCACCGCATCCCTAAGCTCCCGCATTCCGGCAATCTCCTGCCCATTTACCGCTACGATGATGTCTCCCGCCCGCAGTCCAGCCTTGTCGGCAGGACTGTCGCTGATCACTCTCGTGATAAAGGCTCCGCGTTCCACCGCAATTTTCACATCGGTCTGATCGCGAATTGTTTCAGCCAAAGCAGGAAACAGCGAACCTCCCAACACTCCTAAACGCAGCGGCTTACCATGTTCAATAATCTGATCGGCAATCAGTTTAGCGCTGGAGGACGGAATCGCAAAGCCAATGCCCTGTGCTTGAGCAATAATGGCGGTATTGATTCCGATCACTTGGCTGTTGAGATCTACGAGCGGTCCTCCTGAGTTACCCGGATTGATCGCTGCGTCCGTCTGAATCATTCCCTCTAGATAGCGGTTGTTCTCTGGATCGACCAGTAAATCCCGGTTGACAGCACTGACAACACCGTTTGTTACAGTATTGTCCTGCCCGAGGGGATTGCCGATGGCTATCACCTGCTGTCCGACTCGAATTTCATTGGAGTTGCCCAGGGAAACCACCGGCAGATCCTGAGCTTCTATCTTCAATACCGCTAAATCTGACAGCTCATCGCTGCCGACAATTTCTGCCGTAAAGCTGCGTCCATCCTGGAGCCTGACTGTGATTTGATCCGCATCAGCAACCACATGATGGTTGGTAAGTATATATCCGTCCGCTCGGTAAATTACACCTGAACCAATGCCCTGCTGCTCTTCCAGCGTCTGGAAGAAAAATTGATCCACAACAACCTTGGCCGAGGTTTCGATCTTAACTGTAGCCGGTCCTACATTCTGTACTACCCTTACTACCGGTTCTTCCCAATTACCCCTCTGCTCCTGTGACTCTACCCCATCCTCAATGGGAATCTGCGCCGGCTGCCTTAGAAGCCAGCCAAAGGAAACTATGGAAACAACCAGTAAGAAAACAACTGCTGCTTTTTTAACCAAAGGTACACCCCCTTTTGTGATGTACCTTTAGTTTAACCAAATTCAGCTGTTAACTTGTGAGCAAACTAAAATCGCCGCTCGATTCCAATTCTCCATCCTTCCTGATGAAGCACATCTTCCAGCACTAAGCCGATTACCCAATCCGGCGTCCACGAGTAGTCCGCCTGCAGGGTAAGGGTAGGGGTTCCAGTTGTCAAATCCTTTAACTCCGCGGTTAAACCCCATTTATCGGTAACCTGCCCATCTAAACCAATACCTAAACTGGTATCGATAATTCCATAGCGCTGCCGCAGGATTCCGGTTTGACGGCCGTACTGAAGCTGCAGATGGTTTCCTTCATTTCCTAAAATATCGCTAATGCCCACTAAGATAAAGGAATTGCCATCCTGCGGCCAAAATTCAAAATCGATGTTGGCCATTAAGCGCCGATCCGGTGACAGGCTGTAGTGAGCGCTCCAATTTGATTTGATATTAACCTTTTCACCCATAGTCTTAACTTTTTCAATGTCCTCATTCAGCTTTTGAATTGTGGCTATAGTATCCTGCAGATCAGAAAATACTCCTGAGTCTGAGCTGATGCTGGTCGATATTTTGGTTAAAACCTGAGTCAGTTCACCTGTTCCAGCTTCAATATTAGCTAGCGTTGTTCTAAGATTTTGCGCAGTTTCTCCTTCGGCGGTTACATCCTCAATAAAGAGATTTATGCTGGCGATGCTCTGCTCAACCCCAGCTACAATACTTTTAATGTTGTTCAATGCCAGCAGTGATTCGCCGCTGAAACTCTGCACATCAGCGTTCAGCTGAACGATCATGGTGTTGATCTCTTTTGTTACCGCGTGAACATTAGCAGAAATACCTTCTAAATCTGCCATAACCGCTGCTACGCTCTCGGGATCAACCGCAGTGCTGACTTCTTTTAGATTTACAACCACATCATTTACTCCGGCCAGCAGTTCATCCAGTTTTAAGCTCGCCAGTGTATGGGAAAAGCTGTGTAAATCCTCAGTTACACCTGAGAGCAGCGCTTCAAAGTCAAACGCAGCCAGTTCGCCGGTAAAGTCTGCCAGCTGCGCAGCCATGTCATTCCAGCCGATACTGCTGAGCTCACCGGTTACCACCTGCAGATCAGCCACAATCTGTTCAATCGGCAGCTGAGTTAATTTGACACTTAGATCATGAATGTTGCTGCCAATATCGGCAATCGGCACATTGGTAAGATTGTCAGCGACAAGCTGCAGGTCAGATGCAATTTCCTTTAGTGGAACTTCAGCTAACTGGGCTGTAAACTGAGCGATTTCTTCGCCGCGCTTATCGAGTTCAAGCCCTTTGATCTGGGCAGTAACAACCATGATCTCATCAACGAGCGGCTGAATCTCAACTGCAGCCAGCATTGCTGTAAACTGTTTCAAATCAGATTCGATCGCTGCCAAATCTATAGCAGCCAGCTGCTGGGTAAGCTGCTGCACATCTTCTGCCAGTTCTTTTAAAGGTATAGTATTCAGCTGTGACGCAAACTGATTGAACTTATTAATCGGATCAACCAAATTGACGCTGGCCAGCTGTTGAGAAAATCTTTGAATATCAGCAAAAGTTGAGCGCAGATCT contains these protein-coding regions:
- a CDS encoding redox-sensing transcriptional repressor Rex, whose translation is MRWNKISDAVVRRLPLYLRVLDEVARVGETQMISSQELGDKAGVGSALVRKDLAWFGEFGKQGVGYEVEFLRRELKRILNLDKEHKVVLVGAGSLGIALARYNIRRYNTDDSFNLKIIGLFDHDPTKLGRIFEGIEVRSLDELENFVRENNVKMAIITVPADAAQDVAVQLVRGGVGAILNFAPIKLNVPEHVQVASADLTLELQRLAYYLSEEQI
- the rlmH gene encoding 23S rRNA (pseudouridine(1915)-N(3))-methyltransferase RlmH — translated: MNILIICVGKVREKFFTAGINEYLKRLKAYAKVEIKEVKDESFTEPLSEKNAQAVMEKEADRILAAIPDRYYVIALDRKGKQLSSRELAALLEERGLYGQGNIALIIGGALGLAESVINRSDYILSFSKMTFPHQLMRLILVEQVYRAMTIMRNEKYHK
- a CDS encoding trypsin-like serine protease, with the translated sequence MVKKAAVVFLLVVSIVSFGWLLRQPAQIPIEDGVESQEQRGNWEEPVVRVVQNVGPATVKIETSAKVVVDQFFFQTLEEQQGIGSGVIYRADGYILTNHHVVADADQITVRLQDGRSFTAEIVGSDELSDLAVLKIEAQDLPVVSLGNSNEIRVGQQVIAIGNPLGQDNTVTNGVVSAVNRDLLVDPENNRYLEGMIQTDAAINPGNSGGPLVDLNSQVIGINTAIIAQAQGIGFAIPSSSAKLIADQIIEHGKPLRLGVLGGSLFPALAETIRDQTDVKIAVERGAFITRVISDSPADKAGLRAGDIIVAVNGQEIAGMRELRDAVQNTGFGGILQLEYYRGEERQQAEVRL
- a CDS encoding MCE family protein, yielding MQLSPEIKAGVTVLLSIILFATMAMAVGRIDFKRGESVELTLSYQNVDGLLEGAPVRYAGVNVGNVTAVQLASSAVLVQIRLDRELIIPADSRFVIATSGVLGDKYIEIQPGQAQEPLDITGVIAGVNPVSIDSMIHEVERGLRSLNQVIASITEITASDEIQASIAEAGLLLKDTVESLKTAVDQVANVAVTVQTVVDDVSVLTEQIPELDLRSTFADIQRFSQQLASVNLVDPINKFNQFASQLNTIPLKELAEDVQQLTQQLAAIDLAAIESDLKQFTAMLAAVEIQPLVDEIMVVTAQIKGLELDKRGEEIAQFTAQLAEVPLKEIASDLQLVADNLTNVPIADIGSNIHDLSVKLTQLPIEQIVADLQVVTGELSSIGWNDMAAQLADFTGELAAFDFEALLSGVTEDLHSFSHTLASLKLDELLAGVNDVVVNLKEVSTAVDPESVAAVMADLEGISANVHAVTKEINTMIVQLNADVQSFSGESLLALNNIKSIVAGVEQSIASINLFIEDVTAEGETAQNLRTTLANIEAGTGELTQVLTKISTSISSDSGVFSDLQDTIATIQKLNEDIEKVKTMGEKVNIKSNWSAHYSLSPDRRLMANIDFEFWPQDGNSFILVGISDILGNEGNHLQLQYGRQTGILRQRYGIIDTSLGIGLDGQVTDKWGLTAELKDLTTGTPTLTLQADYSWTPDWVIGLVLEDVLHQEGWRIGIERRF